A genomic window from Salvia miltiorrhiza cultivar Shanhuang (shh) chromosome 5, IMPLAD_Smil_shh, whole genome shotgun sequence includes:
- the LOC131025901 gene encoding uncharacterized protein LOC131025901: MGSADEEEFAREKEAKRKATGKGKEKSCQTEPIIPFPGRMAKEQEKEELTELVKIFKKVEVNMPLLVARRSMPRCAKFLNELCTRKVKYTDDAKFQVGESVSAVLQRDMPIKCGDPDMFYIPCVIGTMKMEKAMLDLGASINIMPLYMYQDLEIGPLKPTRVVIQLADRSNVYPEGILEDVLVKVEELIFPADFYILDMGKSKARDPPIQRCMVKSVDMIEKVVEEVLPRTAFKEPYDTIIQNGITEEDLQEEHLQEAVKILDAWSEGVNHTEALKIPTLKEEDRLVPSIQRAPKLELKSLPKHLKYIFLGEDDTLPVIINSELTLEDENKVKMTLGKYKEAIGWTLADIKGISPTLRIFMLARE, encoded by the exons ATGGGATCAGCAGATGAGGAAGAATTTGCCCGAGAGAAAGAGGCAAAGCGAAAGGCGACAGGGAAGGGAAAAGAGAAATCATGCCAGACTGAGCCCATAATCCCCTTTCCAGGCAGAatggccaaggaacaagagaagGAAGAATTAACCGAACTGGTTAAAATCTTCAAAAAGGTGGAGGTCAATATGCCTCTTTTGGTCGCACGACGCTCTATGCCCAGATGTGCGAAATTTCTCAATGAACTCTGCACTCGGAAGGTCAAATACACTGATGATGCGAAATTTCAAGTTGGAGAGTCCGTATCCGCGGTTTTACAACGAGATATGCCCATAAAATGTGGGGATCCTGACATGTTCTACATTCCATGTGTAATAGGAACCATGAAGATGGAGAAGGCAATGCTCGACTTAGGGGCGTCCATCAATATTATGCCCTTATACATGTACCAGGACCTGGAGATAGGACCGCTGAAGCCCACCCGTGTGGTAATCCAACTGGCAGATCGATCAAATGTCTACCCAGAGGGAATATTGGAAGACGTTCTGGTCAAAGTGGAGGAACTCATCTTTCCAGCGGACTTTTACATTCTCGACATGGGGAAGTCAAAAGCACGAGATCCG CCGATACAGAGATGCATGGTGAAAAGTGTCGACATGATCGAGAAGGTTGTTGAGGAGGTTTTGCCCAGAACAGCATTCAAGGAGCCATATGACACTATAATCCAGAATGGCATAACCGAGGAAGACTTGCAAGAGGAGCATTTGCAAGAGGCGGTGAAGATACTTGATGCGTGGAGCGAAGGGGTCAACCACACAGAGGCGCTGAAAATCCCCACCCTGAAGGAAGAAGACCGACTTGTTCCATCAATCCAGAGGGCACCCAAGCTCGAGCTGAAGTCTTTGCCCAAACACCTCAAGTATATCTTCCTGGGCGAGGATGACACTTTGCCCGTAATCATCAATTCAGAGTTGACACTTGAAGACGAGAACAAAGTCAAGATGACTTTAGGGAAGTACAAGGAAGCAATTGGATGGACCCTAGCCGACATTAAGGGCATAAGTCCTACATTAAGG ATATTCATGCTTGCAAGGGAGtag
- the LOC131024360 gene encoding berberine bridge enzyme-like 18: MASPHTLTFLFLIFTNLLLFGASSSIDHGYDDFLECLTDQFQRSNSATDIIYTPQNATYASLLLSQNLRPASSLLERPDLIVTPFHVSEIQAAIYCSRMLGLQIRVKSGGHDYEGLSYTSAATPFVIVDMRNFRSVTIDDKEKTARVQVGATLGQLYYTISRKSRTLAFPAGVCPTVGVGGHFSGGGYGMISRKHSIASDHIVDAILINADGKILDRRSMGEDLFWAIRGGGGTSFGIVLEFKVTLVTVPETVTVFNVTRTLEENATEIVHKWQYIADKVDENLLLRLFLNPANSPTTGNRTISASFTSLYQGRTRDVLPIMEEHFPELGLTEEDCIEMSWVESLLFFANIENQTLDVLVDRTPQGGFGSSYFKGKSDYVSAPIPVDGLREIWRFLLEDEGSSLQFSPYGGVLNTFSESETPFPHRRGNIFMIHYGVGWSNLNESQARIDWIRGLYSFMARYVTQNPRAAYFNYRDLDIGRNNQGNTSYDQASVWGLSYFKNNFRRLVRVKTKVDPSNFFRNEQSIPALAS, from the coding sequence ATGGCGTCTCCTCATACTCTCACATTCCTCTTCTTAATTTTCACAAACCTCTTACTCTTCGGAGCTTCTTCATCTATAGATCATGGCTACGACGATTTTCTCGAATGCTTAACCGATCAATTCCAACGCTCAAACTCAGCTACTGATATAATCTATACCCCTCAAAATGCAACCTATGCATCTCTTTTACTATCACAAAATCTCCGGCCAGCTTCCAGCTTGTTGGAGAGACCCGACCTCATCGTCACGCCCTTCCACGTGTCCGAAATCCAGGCAGCAATCTACTGCTCCCGGATGCTCGGCCTGCAGATCAGAGTGAAGAGCGGCGGCCATGACTATGAAGGCCTTTCCTACACCTCCGCAGCAACGCCTTTCGTCATCGTGGACATGAGAAACTTCCGATCAGTAACCATCGATGACAAGGAGAAAACTGCAAGGGTGCAGGTGGGTGCAACTCTCGGCCAACTCTACTACACAATCTCCCGAAAAAGCAGGACTCTTGCTTTCCCAGCCGGTGTTTGCCCGACGGTGGGCGTGGGCGGCCACTTCAGCGGCGGAGGATACGGCATGATATCACGCAAGCATTCCATCGCCTCCGATCACATCGTGGACGCCATATTGATCAACGCTGACGGCAAAATCCTGGACAGGAGAAGCATGGGAGAAGATCTGTTTTGGGCCATCCGAGGAGGCGGAGGTACAAGCTTCGGGATTGTTCTGGAATTCAAGGTGACGTTAGTCACTGTTCCAGAAACAGTCACCGTCTTCAACGTGACGCGAACATTGGAAGAAAACGCGACGGAGATAGTCCACAAATGGCAATACATCGCCGATAAGGTCGATGAGAATCTCCTgctgaggctatttttgaatcCCGCCAACTCCCCGACGACGGGAAACCGTACAATCTCAGCCTCGTTCACGTCGCTGTACCAGGGACGGACTCGCGATGTTCTGCCGATAATGGAAGAGCATTTTCCGGAGCTGGGATTAACCGAAGAAGATTGCATTGAGATGAGCTGGGTAGAATCCCTTCTCTTCTTCGCAAATATTGAAAATCAAACCCTAGACGTGTTGGTGGATCGGACGCCGCAGGGCGGCTTCGGCTCATCTTACTTCAAAGGGAAATCTGACTATGTTAGCGCTCCAATCCCGGTGGACGGCCTGAGAGAGATATGGAGGTTCCTTCTAGAAGATGAAGGTTCTAGCTTGCAGTTCAGTCCGTATGGAGGAGTCCTTAACACATTCTCCGAATCTGAAACACCGTTCCCTCATCGGAGGGGAAATATATTCATGATCCACTACGGCGTGGGATGGAGCAACCTAAATGAATCGCAAGCACGTATTGACTGGATCAGAGGGCTCTATAGCTTCATGGCGCGCTACGTAACCCAAAATCCGAGAGCTGCTTACTTCAATTACAGAGATCTTGATATTGGGAGGAACAATCAAGGGAACACCAGTTACGATCAGGCTAGTGTTTGGGGCCTCAGCTATTTTAAGAACAATTTCAGAAGATTGGTTCGTGTGAAGACCAAAGTTGATCCGTCAAACTTTTTCAGAAACGAGCAAAGTATTCCAGCGTTGGCGTCGTAG
- the LOC131024361 gene encoding uncharacterized protein LOC131024361 isoform X1, with protein sequence MNETRCVHKDHVSAVMDIDYSPTGREFVTRSYDRTVRIFQYNSGHNREIYHTKRMQRVFCVKFRNDGTLYSTLEGQSVRATGSCMNLSLSTNDISFFVSGQYIFSKFFT encoded by the exons atgaatgagacaaGATGTGTGCACAAAGATCATGTTTCTGCAGT AATGGATATTGATTATTCACCAACTGGCCGTGAGTTTGTAACTAGATCTTATGATAGAACT GTCAGAATCTTCCAATATAATAGTGGTCACAACCGAGAAATATATCATACTAAGAGAATGCAGAG GGTCTTTTGTGTGAAGTTCAGGAACGACGGAACTTTGTATTCGACTTTGGAAGGCCAAAGCGTCCGAGCAACTGGGAGTTGTATGAATCTCTCCCTTTCAACTAATgatatttccttttttgtttcTGGACAATATATATTCTCAAAATTCTTTACTTGA
- the LOC131024361 gene encoding uncharacterized protein LOC131024361 isoform X2, with protein MNETRCVHKDHVSAVMDIDYSPTGREFVTRSYDRTVRIFQYNSGHNREIYHTKRMQRVFCVKFRNDGTLYSTLEGQSVRATGS; from the exons atgaatgagacaaGATGTGTGCACAAAGATCATGTTTCTGCAGT AATGGATATTGATTATTCACCAACTGGCCGTGAGTTTGTAACTAGATCTTATGATAGAACT GTCAGAATCTTCCAATATAATAGTGGTCACAACCGAGAAATATATCATACTAAGAGAATGCAGAG GGTCTTTTGTGTGAAGTTCAGGAACGACGGAACTTTGTATTCGACTTTGGAAGGCCAAAGCGTCCGAGCAACTGGGAGTT AG
- the LOC131024361 gene encoding uncharacterized protein LOC131024361 isoform X3 has protein sequence MNETRCVHKDHVSAVMDIDYSPTGREFVTRSYDRTGLLCEVQERRNFVFDFGRPKRPSNWELDWFLIYYQISSNLERKR, from the exons atgaatgagacaaGATGTGTGCACAAAGATCATGTTTCTGCAGT AATGGATATTGATTATTCACCAACTGGCCGTGAGTTTGTAACTAGATCTTATGATAGAACT GGTCTTTTGTGTGAAGTTCAGGAACGACGGAACTTTGTATTCGACTTTGGAAGGCCAAAGCGTCCGAGCAACTGGGAGTT AGATTGGTTTCTGATTTATTATCAAATTTCTTCTAATCTGGAGAGAAAGAGATAG